TTAAATTTTCTTCAAGTTTGGCAGCAGATTGATGACTCTCCAATACAGGTTCCTCTCTAGCAGGAGAATGAGAAGTTTCCTTGTTAATAGGATCAGTTACAGCAAAATCTCGGCTCTCTTCATTGGGGAGTGACTCAACACCATGTATAGCCTCAGAAGAAATGTAAGCATCATTTGCTttgataaaaaaatcaaaagcaGAATGAGATATTTTACACTGTCCATGCTTATCTTCATTCCAGTTTGATACACCAAGTGGATGTTCTTCAAAATCAATACCATTTATAAATTTATCAGAATTTCATGTCAACATAGTTATCATAGCCTATAAGAGAAagggaaggaaaaaaaaataaaataaaataaagggatGCATGAGAATGAATGATGAACAGGGTATAtaaacattattttattttttttacacccAAAATGCAGTTAATAACATATACTAATAAACTAAAGTCAGCATTTGATCAGATTCTTTATCCTGAAACAGAAAAAATTGGCTAAACACTTAAAACAGTTGAGGGGCAGTATCTCAGAATCACAGTGCTTTTATTGCAGGAAGAAAACTTGGAAGCTGCTTTGGTGGCCAGTAAAGAGTAACTATTATAAATTGAACCTTTTATGATTGGGGTCACTTACAGGCTTGTTGACACAGGATTATACCAGGAAAAGGTATTTCACTCCAAAATGGAGAAGTTGGCTCTCAACAGGTAATTTTCCCATGCTTGTTAATAAAGAACAACGAGAATGTTTTGTAACAAACCTGGTATTCATAGGGGATAATTGCACAAGAAAATGCTCTCTGAATTTATAAAAATGAAATTGTAACACTGAAATTGCAAGAAGCAGTAGAATGTGTTCGCAATTCGAGAGGCCAAATTTCTCCTATTGTTGAGTATTCGAGAGACTCAACACTCTCCTAAGTCATAAACCTGGTTCCTTCCTATTCCAAGATATCCCCCATCCCCTTATATAATTCCCACCCTCCTGCTAGCAACTTCTTTTCAGTTCAATCACAAGGAATACCAAAAATGTCACATTGCCATATAAACCAAAACCAACATTTCCATCCTACAATACAATGTACAGTGATTCACATCAAATGCAAAATGGGGCAAGCACAGAGCAAAAcacagatagatagatagatagatagatagatagatagatagataccgGAGTAACCATGGCCGCCACTAATCCACAAGCTGAAGAGTAAGATTAAGCCCCAGAGAACAAATACCAATGAGATTGAAACCTTATACAACTGTTGTTGTTTGCTCCCATCTGTGTTATTCTTATTAGGCTTTTCTAAATCAAAAGCTCCTCTTTCCAACAGAAGAGCTTTACGAGTTCTCTGCATTGTACATCAATCCAAACTCAGTACCCAATAAAACAACTAAATTAAACCcctgcaacaacaacaacaacaacaacaacaacaaaaaataaataaataaatagatacaGAACCAAACTAATTAATTTAacttatcaatcaacaaaataaataaataaataaaacacctGTTAATTAGTTTGCCACAGGAAACGGATTAAGAAGAGAAGGAAGCTGAAAAGGGAGAAGTTGGATCTGAGAGAGAAGAAGCTGAAACGATCACATTAGAAGGATAACATAATATGATATGTGAAAATTGGATCGAGAAAGGGGATTATGCAATTGTGTTGTGACCTAAGTGAAGGAGTATATGGGATTGGGTTAGGGTTGGTTTCAAGTTTCATAAAAAAAACGAAGGATTTTGGCGTTGAAGGATTGGAGGATCTGTGATTTTGGCTCTGCTGTGTGTTGCTTGAGAAGCAGATGGAGAATGATTGCGAGTTAAGTCACGCAAAAGCAAGCGCGCGTGTAAGCATCACCCTTCCTTCGCCTTCTACCTTACAATTTACATGACCTTCTAAGTACCTTATTATTAGAGTAAACGAGAAATAGATGACTTCTTATTTGGAGGATAATAGAGCTTGTTTGGGAGCTTCTaacaaaagttttttttttttctgagttatcctttgttaaaaaattttatggaaagtaaaagtaattttatatttgaatatctcatgtaaaaagatttttttatctatcaattatgtttagatataataatataaaagtactttttttgtttatttattacataaaaaacatcttttttttaagagaaaaatatcttttaaaaaaagatgtaaattacagcttttcaaaaaaaaattatttttttagtgcttttacttttactattagaaatttgccaaacacgctaaaaaataaaaaaagatctttttttaatcaaaataatgaCGTCTAAACAAGcactaaataagcttttgatGAGAAACCAAANNNNNNNNNNNNNNNNNNNNNNNNNNNNNNNNNNNNNNNNTTAtatattcttaaattaaaaaattaagaacttatttatttatttatttattattattatttgaaaaaagCTTATGACATGGTAGACTAGCGttttttgaaaactattttggTCCGGTTTGAATTTTCAAAGGCTACCATTAATCTTATATTAAATTGTGTGACTTCCTCTTCGTTAGCAGTTTTGTGGAATGGGAACAGACTccaaaatttcaatccaaaaagaGGGGTGAGGCAAGGAGATCCCATATCTCCTTATCTATTTGTACTGTGTATGAAAATGCTTGCCTGCTTTATCTCTCATAGAGTTTTCCAAGGTTTGTGGAACCCGGTAGCGGTTTCTAGAAATGGACCACGACtctctcatttgatgtttgcagatgatctTTTGCTTTCTGTAAGGTATCGAAAGCTCAAGTAATAGAGGTTATGCATTGCCTGGACTTGTTTTCTAGAGCGTCAGGTTTGAAGGTAAATCTTTATAAGTCAAAGGCCCAGTGATTCAAGAGGGTGTCGGAGAGGAGAAAAGAGGTTCTCTCAGGGATCTCTAACATCCGATTTTGTAATGATTTGGGTAAATACCTAGAAATTAACATTGGTCATGCCAGAAATTTCAGGAAGACAGCTCAGGAGGTTATTGAAAAAATTTCGAGGAAGCTCTCCAGTTGGAAAGGATGTCTGCTGAATAAGGCAGGGAGGCTTTGTCTTGTTAAATCGGTTATGCCCCTATCTCGATTCATGAAATGAAAATTTCTCTTCTCCTGAAGTATGCATGTAATAAAATTGATTACTTGATGAGACAGTTCTTGTGGAAAGGCCAAGCGACCAGCAAAGGGCTGCCTCTGGTCAGGTGGGAGGTCGCCATAACTCCTAAAAGGGCAGGAGGATTGGGTATTAGGGATACTTCCAGTGCTAACATGGCGCTTCTAGGAAAGTTAGTATGGGATTGTCTAAATAATAGTGAGAAGTTGTGGATGCAGGTTCTGAAGCATAAATATCTCAGGAATCAATCTAGTATGAACGAAAACAGTAGAAATTCTTCATCGACTACCTGGAAGAACATTGTTAATGCCTATGAGCATCTCAAGGAAAGGTTTTATTGGAATATTGGGGATGTCCACAAATCAGTTTGGTACAATGAGTGGACTCCTTTTGGTAAGCTCTGCAACCTTGTTCCTTATGTGCAtatttctgaatcagatttcATAGTGGTTGACTTGTGGAAAGGGGTATCTTGGGAGGTTGATAGTCTTACCACGCCTATTCCGCATGAGATTAAGCAGTTTATTTGTGGTGGGAGATATCCTAGTTAGATTGAGTTGGAGCCACAGTAGGAGTGGTGGCCTGCAGTAACAAAAAAGTATAGTGCAAGGGAGGGTTATAGATGGTTATTAGAGAAAACATTAAATTGGAATGCCAATAGTAGTTAGAACTGGTTGTGAAATACAAACATTTCGGAGAAGTTCAAATTTACTATATGGCTTGGTTTACATGATGCTCTACCAACTGAGACCTTTCGATTCAAGCGGCATTTAGCTTCTTCAGATATGTGTAAGAGATGTAACAAGGCACACGAGACTATGGAGCATTGTCTTAGAGACTGTGAACGATCAAAGGCAATTTGGCATATGTTAGATCCTAGTATCCTGGACTCGACGGCTGGTACTGCTCTTGAAGAGTGGTTTCGGAAGGCCTTGGCTAACAATGAGGCATCTTTtggagaggaggagagagagaaggagaggaggagggaggcaaagaggagggggagagagagagagagagagagaaggtagagaaggaagaaagggaaaagagagagagaagggagatagaagggggagaaagaggagaagaagagagagaggaagaaaaatgagagggagagaagagagagaaaaaaagggagagagaggggaggagagagaagaaggaaaggggaagaagagggaggggggggagagagagagagagagagaagggagagaggagagagagaaagaggagagagagagaaagagtgaagggagaaagaaaaaaagagtatgtaaaattaattttggagtttaaataaaaccagttttaatttggtttaaaactaaactgaatcataaaaactgatttttaataaactggtttttcatacaaactatggtttcagttcagttttttatttaaaaaaattggtttatttaaaacagtttcagttcagttttaaTTCAGTTCAGtaaaaccagtttttttgcacacccctaaaAAAAATTATAGGTCAGGCAAGGGTGTTACATCTATGAACAGAGCGGGGTTTTAAGGGGGGCAACGGGCAAGTGTACACCATGACCccccaaaaaattttaaaacttagtATATATACTACATGATGTGCATATAATTGAATAATTCATTTACTAATCTAGTGGTCAACTAGTATACTTGTAGTCCCAATCATAGTCATTAAAATTGAACCAATTGTTTACTGAATTATTGGATTACTAATTTAAACATTTAATTACTAGATTATTGGTTGAATCGATTAATTCGattattattcaataattatataaaattctaatattttttataataaatattttttaattattaaaatttaacaaataaaattatattttaaaatttatataattatcaccgtataaatataaataaaaataatataatattattaattatttttctaattattctatatatatatatatatgaggtaatgaccaaatcagtacccgaaagattTAAACGCTGATATTTTGGCATCTGACTATTATTATTGACAAAATGGTATCTGAATGTTTTAAAAATTTGCCAAGCGTGTCCTCGAACTCGCCGGAGCAAATCTCCAGCAAACACAATGCTGACATGGCCACCGTATTTTGGTGACATGGCAAATCACCCCCCAAACCCTAAGACCATCTCTAGTAGGAAACTCATCACAGTCCCtatttatggcccacctgtcataaaaagtaactccacatcagctcTTGCGTTATAAAcggtaaataggaactcaaagcatctctctcttctccattaggaggaactaactttagtccctgttgtggtcccacttaattaattaattaaaatacttaaaattaatgtaattaatttttttaataatgttatttaaatttataaatttaaaaataattcactattaaaagattttaatattaaataaattcatatataataataatacacaatatataattcgggattacactaatttatagttttgtgtttacaattgctaattttaataatgtcgttagcattttaaattttaaaaataaaaataactaactcAACTAAGAATTATTTTGTAAggtgtaaaaattaaatttattttttaatgtaagtaaatttaattaattataatttaatataataatataaataatattcaatattaattatgatataaataattaatataaatcattaattaaataaaaatttaattatttaatctaattaattattttttaaataattaatataaattattaattaaataaaaatataattatttaatataatttttattataattattactaatttaattattatttcattatttaatataattatttaattatttcagattttatattattatttttttaaaataacttgcCAAATGGCAAATTATTATTGGTTAACTTGAGTCCCTATTTAGAGGAACTCCCTCACTTTGAGACCTGTGCGGGAACTCATTCATTCTCTGCTCCAATGGTTAGAGTTCTTATGTGTCACAAAAAAGTAAAAGAGGAATTCACCATTATAGGTGCTCTAAGCCTTCCTTCCCCAACGCAGATTTCCCCTCCATCTCCCTTCCCATCGTAGCCCTCCCCTACCCAACGCAGCCCCCTTCCATTCCCGTGGCAGCCCCCAACACACTCCCCCCCTTCTCTTTCTCTCCCCATCGCAGCCcccttccctttccctttccctttccaTCGCTGCccccttccctctccctcccATCGTAGATCATATAAAGGCACAGATAGAAGCATGCACAACAAAACATAATATCACAATTTAAATTACAATCAACCAATACCATTTGTGTTTCTTTCCAAATGTATTACACTATTCCATCAATTacattaaaaaagaagaaaacgaaaAAATTCACCTACAAACCCCCCAAATTTCTTACTAAGATGATCATGCACAGCACTCTTATCAATCCCTTGGTGATGGTAACTCTTGCAAACAGTAAAAAACGTTCTGCACCAACAATCCCACCAAATTCACAATGACCAACACACCCAAAAGCGTGACCCAGAGGTAAGTGATGAACAAACGCTTGAAGATTTTGGGGATTGCAGAGACGATAGAGGAAAAGGAGACAGCTTTGTTGGTGTAGAGGGACGCGACGGTAAAGACGGCGATGGAGAGGAGAGAGAAggtgaagagaaagaaaaggtaATAGATTTCTAAGATGTTCAGGAATTATAGCTCCTCTAGTGCTAGATCCATTATTCCTTCTCGTTCTGTTCTTCTCTGATCTGAGAGAGAGAATCAAAAGTTTTGATTTGTAGTTACTTTGAAAGGATGGAATTTTGAGATATTAGATTGTTGCTCttttttattgcagaaatgagatgagatgagatgagatgaTATGAGAGGGAGGGAGAAGGAAGGGGGCTGCGATGAGGAGAGAAAGGGAAAGGGAAAAGGGGCTACGATGAGGGAGGGGGAGGAATTAGGGtttgaaataatatttttaattacaaattccAACTCAAAATAAACTTCTCTTGTCGGCAAAAACCGGTGAACACGTAAGCATCTTACTCGCCGGAGCCATGGTCCGGCAAGCACGAGGATACGCTTGGCAAATTTTTAAAACAttcaggtaccattttgtcaataacaataatCAGGTACCAAAATGTCAACGTTTAAATCTTTCGGATACTGATTTAGTCATtacctcatatatatatatatatggggtAAGAGACCTACACAAAATTCCATTCCGTCCAAAACCCCTCTCCGCACCTCGAGCAAGTAAGAACGAAATAGATATCCATAAATTCAAATAGTGCCACAAAAACAAAATAACCCATATAATCCGAAATGGTTAAATATCAATGGTGCTACACTTTTCTATAAAAAATAGGATTAATGGTCAAATTAGTTTTAAAAGAGGAGTTATTCTCTAAAATCGTCTTTGAaaattttatcaattaaattagTCCTTTAAAGATTATAAATTAATCATTTTTGTTGTTCCGCCACTCAATTAATACTTCCCGTCAATGATTGatgatataaaatattaattgataGCATACATAATACATAACATGTTTAATTGACTATATTTATGAAAATCTAATCCATTTTCTAAATTATATAAACTATAATCCTAATATAAGCTGATAACACTAAATTGATAaatctttataaatatatttgttcAGCGTCTAATTAAATATACTAAATGTCATATATAATGTGAGTTAACAAATAACTAAGACAAAAAtgattaatttataaatttttgaaagacgaaaataattaatttgtaaaTCTTTGAAAAggcaatttgattaaaaaaaattttcaaggaCAAACTTAAAAGAACGAGTAATCTAAAGGCTAATTTGAGTAAATATACAACCAACCAGATCCAAAAGCTACAACTATTTTGTTCACGATACTAATTAAAATCGTGAGTAGAAAAAACATAACCGTGATCCTTGTCATAAATTGTTCAGTTATGAGAGACATCTAAAGTGATGCATCATAATAATGAAAGCTTACGTATCCTAAATTCCTAATGGGTATTCTTGCTGATACAAAGTACTACCGCAGCATTACCATTATTTGATCCATGAAGGAGCACATATTCCGCCTTTTGCGGGCaacaagaaaggaaaataagaagCATAAAATTTATCAACATAAAATTTAGTTAATAGTCATAATATACAATACCATTAAAGAAAACTACccaaacataaaaactcaataccCTTTCTAGCAAAACCCATATAGATATCTCCCTTTATCTTAGTCATAAAACCCACTTAAGATCAAACAATACAAATTACAACAAGAGATAAAATTCAAAGTAAATATCAAACCACAATACctcaatttaaaaagaaaaagccgAGTTTGGAAAATGACATGATGTGGAGAagcaagagaaatgagatgcaaCAAGGACACTCTGAATGTGCACCGGCATGTTTAGCGATAGTACATGAGCTGCTGTCTTGATGAATTACCAGCATATCCGTCATACATGGCTTGGGATCCCCCGGAGTTTATACCCATTGATGCAGGAGCTAGGCCATGTTGTCCAGACATCTGCAGAAGAGCTTGACCTGAAAGGCCGGATACAGCAGCTTGACTCAAGGCCAGCTGGCGCTGATACGCCAACAACTCAGCAGGAGAATAGCCTTGGTTCATCCCTGCAGTAGGAAGTATTTGATATGGTTGAGCAGGAGGAGGCAGAGGATTTGAAGCTGTTCCAGGAGGAGTTGGCTTGCTGCCCCATGAACACTGCACAAACCAATGAAATTACATTTTATTCACACAAACGCGGAAACATGCCGAATTTTGGTGTGCTTCGCAACCATGGAATTTCATTAAACtcattcattttcattttcaattcaaacaaaataataaaatgagtctATCATTCCATGACATATTGACATGAATGCTATATGTATAGACTTGTCATCTGAATCAAAATCCCAAACCCTCCTACATGTGACGTCTTTTTTACGGATGAGGTCAGGTCATTGGCACGGATGGGTGCATGTATGGGTCTAAAGTCTAAACATGTAAGAAACATGATCATCTACTGGCAAATAAGAAAGAAGGATTGCATCCTCACTCACTCGAGAACTTAAATAGATAGATGAGCAGCAAGCAAGTGGCAGATTTCTCACCTTCATAGACTTCCCACGAACTATTCTTCCATTAGCCATCTGAATGGCCAATGCTGCTTCCTCATGAGTGTTGTATCTGACAAATCCAAAACCTTTATCCCTCTGAACTCGAACCTCCTCAATAACTCCAGCCCCCAGTGCATGAAATTGACAGTGGAGTTCAGCTTGTGTTACCTGTAATAAAATACCACATTTGTAGAGATAAGATGAATCAGTTATCAAGAAATATGTGGACAGAACAATTCAAAGTGCTCAAGAAATTGCAACTTTGCAAGACAGACCAACATTTAGACCATTACTGCCAGTCTTGACAGAGATATTCATCGATAATTATAAATATGATTTATCTAGAACACAGTACAAGGTTTTCTTATTGTTATTGTATTCATCAATAAGTAGatgcaaatattacaattaactTAAATCTCAACCATGACTTCAAATTGCAGAGACATTGCAATGAGTTTGGGAAGGTTCCAAACAGGAAAACCAAACCTGTTATTAGACTAGGCTACGCTATCAGTCAAGTTCAAGACCAAGAACAAACTTGAATTTTAACTACACTAGTTCAAGGTCAAGTCAGTCATAATTTTGCAGGCCTAGGCATGTCTATATCACTAATCACATGCAGCAAGGCACTTGTGCAGTTGGAAAGATTGGAGCAAGATACTATTGCAAACACTATCAAATTCTTTTGGTATATTGGTTTTATCAAATGTCAAACTGATTACTGGATCGTGatacagaaaacagaaaatacaAGGGTTTTTACATACATATCATTTAAAAATATGCATGCTGTAAAAATTCATCGAATATTATACTTAGACGATTCACACACCAAACCATATAATTACATGCTTTTCAATATTTTTTGAACAAAGGAATGAAATTTAAGTTGTGCACAAATGTATGTGGAAACATAATGATAGCATTTCATTCTTCAAATACTATACATACATCATGGGGAAGGTTGCCAACATAAACAGTGGTGTATGCAGGATTGTTTTCAGGGGCATCCTCATTGCTGTTATCTTGACCTCCATCTGTAGAATACCCAGGGTTAAAAAAAGAGAGTACTCAATTATTGTAATCATTTAATTTCCATACATAAACTGATCCAGAAACAGCATTCTGAATATGTAAGGATAATACATGTTGCCAAATAATATTAATGTActaaaaaagtaaacaaaaaggCTTACGAAACACTAGCTTAAACAAAATTAACTTTACTATTTGTGTCTGCTAGATATCTCTATCCACTTCATCTAAAAACATAGATAGAGTGCAAGCAGAAAATCTCAAAAGCCCATATATATAAACCAAGCATGTATCAAATCCGATCTAAGAAAAAACTAGCAATTAGAATTTTAGGAACATCTCCCTACAAGACAAGCTTTGGATGAAGCAATGTATACTACCAAAGTATGCATGCTACCAGAATAGCTGTGGTCTATTATACATTTTCACAGTTATGCAAATAGAATCAATCACTCATTTTTAGCAAGGTACACAATACCTGAAGACCCATTTGTAAGAACAACAGCATTTTGGTTGTCAGTGCTCTTCTCTTCATTGGAGCTAGTACTGGCACCCTTAGTTGCCCAATTGCATCGTATCTGCCTATTTCCCAGCCATTTACCTATAAGAAGCAGGAAATAGCACAAGTTGGTAGAAACAAAAGTAAATGGCATGAGAAAtcagaaataatttttaaaaaaactaaaaaggaaCAGATGATTAAATCACTAACCTGTCATATCATTTATAGCACTTTGTGCATCCTGCATATACATTGCATAGAGACATAATTAAATAGAAAACTAACATAGCTACACTAAACCAAACTAACTTTGCAGAGTTTAACTTGGAAAATGCCATTCAGAGTTCAGAACTTCAAATTGATCTTTATACATACATAAATAAAGCAGAAAACAATGTAATATAGTACAGCTTATGTAAAGTGGTTTTGTGCTCCAAGCGACATTGAGTATTCTGATCTAGTCTAATTTGGAAAACACTTGAAATCTTGAATGATAGCCATCACCATGTCTATCATTGTGAGTATAATCATAATACAACTTAAGGGAGGAAAGAGACCATGGGCTAAAAGAGACTATAGGATAGATTATACTTTTGTCCTTAATGATGGGTTCTGGTATCAAATCTTCCTAGAATGTTCTTTGTTCCAATTTTCTATCTAAAGTTGTATAACATCCTCAATTTCACCCTTCCATTCATTTGATGCCCCCCcccctttttcttctctttcttttcccaTCATCTTCCTTCATTCCTCTCCTCCAACCCAACTACTATCACCTCCACCACCACTGCCACCACCTTCTCTCTCCCACCACCCTCCTTGCCATAGATGCAAGTGTACCTTTCTCTTCAAGCAATCATCAACAGGTTCAGGGGTGGAAACTGGATACCTTTATATTCCTCTCCATGTAATTGATTGTATTAATATCTTTATGAAAGCCCCCATATTTCTCATCAGCATCACAGAAGAATGTAAAAAGAATATTTTCAAGCCTAGCAGCACCATCGTCAAAATCAATTGAGAATTATCACCTCCCTCTCAGATGAGACCCCAAGAGAAAAGAAAAGCACCCATATGGGAATTTCAATACCCTAGAAATATACACTTAGGACCTTCTCTCCATTGTTAATTTCTTCAACTCTTGAATTTCCTACTAGCTTAAAAATCAAGCTATCAATCTTCACCTAAGGCTTGTACCCCCATTGACTAACATAGATTATCCATAATCAAGAGCCTTTTTCATAGAAAATATGCTCCTATGCAATAGAagtctgcaaaaaaaaaaattggatctCCTTTTTGGTGTGTTTGGGGGTGGGTGGTTGACTTGGGATGGGGGGTTGGTCTGAAGACGTTTTGAAATGTTGGTACCAAATTGAGGGGAAAAAATGAGGTAAATTTGAAACCAAACCAAAAAGCTAGGGGAGAAAAAGTATACTTGGTTTTaccttaaaaaaattaaaaactattttcaaCCTTTTAGGAGGGTTTTTCGGTTCATCACTCTAGCACATTCCAGTACACAAAATAAGCATTACCTGATGATCACGGAAAGAAACAAAACCATATCCTTTTGAGCGCCCAGTTTTGTGATCCCACATAACCCTTGCATCCCTGCAATAAATACAATAGAGAATGAAAAGTAAGTTCCAAGGCCAGAGTATACTGAAACTTGCAGTACAGTAACCTGTTTAAGAGTTAACTGTCCACACCAATTATCAGCCTTCAACTGTCACTAACAATAATGACTAGAGTACAGTCACCATCAGTCCATCTCAAAGAATAAACCTTGCTCTAGTGAacgaaaaaaatgaaatgaagagGGGGAAAAAAAGCAATGAGGAACTCACGAACAACTAGGATAGACTGAGAAGCATGCAAATAAAGTCGCATCAGTAACCTCTGGACTCAAATCACCAACAAATATATTGTAGTGCCCtgatgattttaaaataaaatgaaaaaaaaaataaacaactaaaaataaaaaagaaaaataacacccCCAAAAAGGAACAAAAGAAAATCATCA
The DNA window shown above is from Arachis ipaensis cultivar K30076 chromosome B08, Araip1.1, whole genome shotgun sequence and carries:
- the LOC107613064 gene encoding oligouridylate-binding protein 1 isoform X2, producing MQHRLKLQQQQQQALMQQALLQQQQMYHPGMLAAAMSQMEPVPGGNLPPGFDTSSCRSVYVGNIHVNVTDKLLAEVFQSAGPLAGCKLIRKEKSSYGFVDYHDRASAALAIMTLHGRQLYGQALKVNWAYANSSREDTSGHYNIFVGDLSPEVTDATLFACFSVYPSCSDARVMWDHKTGRSKGYGFVSFRDHQDAQSAINDMTGKWLGNRQIRCNWATKGASTSSNEEKSTDNQNAVVLTNGSSDGGQDNSNEDAPENNPAYTTVYVGNLPHDVTQAELHCQFHALGAGVIEEVRVQRDKGFGFVRYNTHEEAALAIQMANGRIVRGKSMKCSWGSKPTPPGTASNPLPPPAQPYQILPTAGMNQGYSPAELLAYQRQLALSQAAVSGLSGQALLQMSGQHGLAPASMGINSGGSQAMYDGYAGNSSRQQLMYYR
- the LOC107613064 gene encoding oligouridylate-binding protein 1 isoform X1 yields the protein MQHRLKLQQQQQQALMQQALLQQQQMYHPGMLAAAMSQQMEPVPGGNLPPGFDTSSCRSVYVGNIHVNVTDKLLAEVFQSAGPLAGCKLIRKEKSSYGFVDYHDRASAALAIMTLHGRQLYGQALKVNWAYANSSREDTSGHYNIFVGDLSPEVTDATLFACFSVYPSCSDARVMWDHKTGRSKGYGFVSFRDHQDAQSAINDMTGKWLGNRQIRCNWATKGASTSSNEEKSTDNQNAVVLTNGSSDGGQDNSNEDAPENNPAYTTVYVGNLPHDVTQAELHCQFHALGAGVIEEVRVQRDKGFGFVRYNTHEEAALAIQMANGRIVRGKSMKCSWGSKPTPPGTASNPLPPPAQPYQILPTAGMNQGYSPAELLAYQRQLALSQAAVSGLSGQALLQMSGQHGLAPASMGINSGGSQAMYDGYAGNSSRQQLMYYR